The nucleotide window TATACATTAGAAGTAAAGATTACTCCCAGTAAtacatattcaataaaatataccTTTGGTTACTTTTAAATCTAATGTGCATAATTCTCTATCATGGCAGAGGGCAAAAATTTCCATTAGATTATACCAGAATATTTTGTATCTtagttttatagctttatttcACACATTATCATGAATATCTATCTTACATCTTCTTAGAAATAATGTTAtgttattcatttaaattatataaatacctTCAGTGAGATGTATGAATATTCAGTTTTCTATGTTCATTATGTGctttattaaatgtataattaataattgatgaaaatcaaagataatttagttttcaaaattatattttttactttcctgAATGCCACAATTTCTATAACTCACTGAATTATGCAACTGATATAAATGTGTGGTATATATCAGGAGCTCAAACTTAGGCAAACccaatttgtttttcatttgaagcaaagaaaataatcagagttGGGGGAGCCATATTCAGCTTTTATGACAGGTAGTAGTCATTTGTTCTTTGGAGATATTGATACATTTTTTGGCATAAATGAAAGAGACAAATAGACTAATTATAATGAAATAGCTGCTATTTTCTATCTATGCAGATGCTTCTCTttctaactttaaaattattcacaTCCTCCTGGGACAGGGCAACAATTAGGCTGACAGAATAGGTTGGAAACAAAAGGTAAGGATAGAATAATACTAAATAGAGAAGTACTGGATAAAACAGCAACTCTGGCCAGATGGAAAAATAAGTATCAATAAAGGACATGAGAACTGAGTCTCTTTAGTGTTTAAAGTATTCTTTTTGTCTGTTGGAGCTACTCTCTTGAAAACATGAAGCCTAACTGTTTGGTTATCTTCTGAACTCATTTTAAGTTGTTCACAACACATTTTTTGCACAACGTGTCTTTACTTTCAATCACATCATGTCTATTTAATGAATTTTGAATTACAAAAATGCATGCTTGCTGATAAACATACTTCTGATTGTGTCATCAACCCTAGCTGGGGCTTCAGAAGTAGGAGGATGTGACAGGAGATTTGGTCAGTTTCTATGAGTAAGTCAAAGACTGTGTCTCCCATTTTCTACCACACATTCATATTAAGAGTAGGGTCAGCAAATTCCTTCAGACTTGTGGAAGTAATTCAACTTTCCACATTATGGATGGAATTTAGAAGTAGTGAATTTGAAAACAAGCCACTGTGCAACAGCTAAATTAATCGCACTTGGTTGGCAGTTAATCGGCATCCACTAAAAGAACTGTACATTTAGGAGAGCAAAAATCCAAGAATTctgattaattatttaaaatactaagacattaaaaataaacactaaaacatcaaaagtattaaaaaataaatactaaaatattaaagcattgaaaacaaatattagaatataCTGTGATCTCAACTTAATTAGATAAGACACTATGTAACTTTAAAACCCCCAAAGGCACTAGGAAAGGCTCAAATCCCATAAGCATCTGAAATTTTTCATATTCATAATGCAAATAGAAATCTACCCTTCAAACCTCACCCCATTCTATCCTTCTCATCAACCCTGAATCAGGGTCACATAAGGTAGATGACCAAAGTAACGGTGTTCCTTACTCTTTCTTCCACAATCCTTGTCCAGTAAGTAGGTCAATGGCATTTTCAGTCAACAGTGAATTCAGTACACCTCTTGAATCTCCTCTGGGTTGCCATTGCCATTAAGTTCAAGATTAGATCATCATCTATCTGTAATATACTATgttacttctttcatttattttcaacaaatctTTACTGGGTGCCTATTCTGTATACTTTGCCAAAAGCTGTAGTTATAAAGAATCAAAAGCAATACCTACTTTCAAGCAACTTACTCTTGAGTAGAGGAAACTAGACACATAAAAAACTATTACTGGTATTATATATGTGTCTGCAAAACAGTCCTTCCAGAGAGAATGCAAGAAATTGTTCAAATTTAGTTAGTTTCCAAACATGTAATCTTTCTCCAACTTATTTTCCACTCTGAGATTAATGattataaaatgcaaatccaaTCCTCGCTTAAATTATTTAAGTATCTATGCATCACCTACTAGACAGAATCCAATCTGTTCCCTGTAAGCCTTTACAAGAAGTAGCAGTTGTCAAAGTGTGTTTGGGGAAtccatggtggggaggggtgtcCCTGAGACCTTTTTAGTAGGTCTGAAAGGTCAAAATTATGTTCACGATAGTTctaaaatctgcctttttttccctcattctctcACAAACATACAGTTGAGTTTTCCAGACACTGCATAACTTGTGATATTGCAATAGATTGCTTGAAGCAGCAGAAAGGAGAATGCAGATGTTTCCTATGAAAccagacaataaaaaaaatttgacatTGTACAACAATTCCAATTGTCTcattaaatttgttttgcttgGGAAAATTgattatcttttataaaaatatattattcatgttAGCatgtaatgaatttaaaattcttgttttagTTACTTACATATTTCTGAGCTTTAATTTCTAGTATGGAAAATATCAGTAGATGTAAATCACGTAAATATAAGTacttcaggggatgcctgggtggctcagtggtttagtgcctgcctttggcacagggcatggtcctggcgtcccgggatcaagtcccacatcaggctgcttctccctgcagcctgtggagcctgcttctccctctgcctatgtctctgcctctctctctctgtgtcgctcatgaataaataaataaaatattaaaaaatatatatataagtactTCAggattctcaataatttttaagaacacaAAGAGGTCCTGAGGCCAAAAGGTTTGAGAACTGCCACAATAAAGCATCCCAAGTTACAGGCTGGCCTTGTCTCATACTGTTGTTAGCACTTACTTGGTGCTTCAATCAAAGCAAGACTTTCCATTTTCCAGAATCTATCATGctgtctcctccctcccatcACAGACCTTGTGTTAATCTTCAACTGCTTCCAGTAGCTTCCCACCTTGCAGCATCCCACACAGAAAAGGAATTCAGGCAGAATGAGGATGAGGCAGGGGTGTGGGCATGCATACACAAAGGCACAGAAGAAAATTCATGTTAGGTGGCAGTGTACTGTTCTGTTGCTCTTCCTTCGATGTTATGCTCAAATATCCTTCTTGGAAGCCCACTGAAGTCCTATGGCTACCCCAAAACATCCTCTCTTGTCACTCTACTTTCATGGGATCCtctttaataatttcattaacaCACATGTTGctactttaattattattaattatttgtttataatgaaaattattccAGAATAtagaggggttttttttccctcttttgattCCAAATGGCATCTCAAAGTTTCTGGGCTTCCTAAATATTTGAATAGGTATTTCTAAAATCTAGGAAGCACATATAAGTGTGGGTTTTGCCAACATTTTATGAAATCTTCACAGAAACATTTCTACTAATCTTAGTGTTCACTTCACTTTATGATACTAGTTTACAAGTCTGTCCCTCAATGGGATGTTATATCTATGAGCACAGAAAACAAGACAAGCTTATTACATGAGGGAGGTAATATAGCATTTTAGAAATGATTGTCCCTTGAATCCCCAAACTCACTGAGGTAATCAGATAAAGGCTCCTTTGACTGCCACTTTCAGAATCATATTGATTCTGACATATTGCTGGTCTCTAAGAGTAGTTATGGCAACGTTCTGGGATATTCAAATGGCTCTGGAAggtttcttctaaaaaatatttctcctagAATAGGAAGTCCTTTTAGATTAAGGAAAGAGTTTCTGGGAAAATTAAGCTTATCAGTCAGTCATGTCTTAGAGTGAGTCACTTTAATCTTTTAATCAAATTGCTTTTGCTTTAACATCTTAGGTACAGATTACAGTGCTCTGGGTCATCCTGTCCTCCTAAGCTTCATGTATACTTGCAGGCTATAAAGTAgtgaagcaaaaatgaactctagTCCTCTCTAGTTGAACACACTTGCCGATCACAACAAAAATTGACTCCACTGGGGCCTCCAATCTGCTGATCCTATCAAATTTGTCTTCTTCATCTTCCCCATCTtatcctttattccctttttaaaatagttaaattctGTGGTTCATTATAATTTCCCTATGTTGAATCTAACCTCCTTTGCCTCCCCCCAACTTCCCATTATCCTCAACTAGCAAAAGAATTCAGAATTTAGTTTGAATCCAAGTATTTGTCTACTCCACTCCTGTCCTCGAGTGTCTGAActagataaaaacaaataaacatgctgtttctttttacttttatagtaTAAAACCATAAGTGAACCCTCTAAATTTACAGGCAACAATTCTCCATTTCCCTGCTGGACATTTCCCCATTTTCTGAGTTGACTATTCAGCACCTTCTTTGCCTCAAAGATCAACGCAGCTTTAATCTTCTTCATTCTTAGCTGATacccttctttctttattcattggGAGAACAGAAGCAATTAGAAGAAAGTATGTTCTTCCAACACCAAATCTAACAACCTACTTGCCTCTGTGATACATATTTTGTCTCCCCTTCTGTTACAATTCCTCTACTTGAATCCTAGTCTTTCCCTCCTATTCAAGACTTCCCTCCTGAAAATTCTTCTATCTCTTCTGCATTGGCAGTTTTCACCCTTACTACTAAATCACTGTTACTAGCATATAACATTCTGTGATaactaaggtttaaaaaaatgttcttgacTCGACTCCCCCTTGGAGCTCTGATTCTTTTCTCTGCTATGCAATAAAACTCCTATAGGAGCTGTCTTTACCCACTGTCTTCaattcttccctctcttttctctccccagaCTTCCCTGGTCAAGTATTTGTTCTCACAAGTGCTATAAAACAGTTCTAACAGAGACccttgggtggcttggtggttgagcatctgccttcagctcagggtgatcccagagtccctggattgagtcctgcatcgggctccccacagggagcctgtttctccctctgcctgtgtctctgcctctctctctctctctctctctctctctctctctctccctctgcctgtgtctctgcctctctctctctctctctctctctctctgtgtgtgtctctcgtgaataaataaataaaatcttttttttttttaaaaaaaaaaaacagttccaaCAAGTCACTTGTCACCACCCTGTTATCAAATCCAATGGTCAGTTCTCAGGCCTTATCTTAACTTTGCACAGTTGATCACTCCTCCCCCTGTGAAATAGTTTCTACACTTCCTTCATATTCTTATGTTTCTCTCCTGCATAACTGGCCACTCCTTGGGCTGATATGattggattctcttttttttaccctaaaataaatattccagtgCCCAACCCTCAGATGTTTGCTCTTTCCACTGTCTACTCACTCCCTAGGTGATTTCCTTTATTCCCAGTGGCTaatgacttccaaatttatttttatatttataaactttCCTATAAACTTCAGACATCTGTATCCAATTGTCAACTcactttttcttctgtctcagtGTTTAGTGGGTATTTTTATACTTgatataaacaaaacagaactcttGATTCTTCCATTCCCATGTCTCTAGCCCTCATTTCAGCAAATTTTACCACCATTCACTTACTGTTTCTCATAAACACTTGGGAGTTATTACTGATTCTTCTGCATCCTCCAGAAACTGGATATCTTATATGTGCCCATCCAGATTTATTCTCATCCcttcttttctataaaaaattttattgggcagccccggtgacccagcggtttagtgctgccttcagcccagggcgtgatcctggagacccgggatcgagtcccgcatcgggttccctgaatggagcctgcttctccctctggctgtttctgcttctctctgtgtgtgtctctcatgaatagataaattttaaaaatcttaaaaaatttttattaaagaaatattttatatttgtattttttattttggtaagaaCACCTAAGATCTACCCTtttgacaaaattttaagtgaaCAATACAGCACTTTTAACTATAGGTCCCATGTTATACATCTGATCCCTAGGACTTCCCACTGCAGTTCCAAATGAATTTGAGCTTTGGCtttcccatttcttaaaaaaaaaaaaaaaaaaaaaaagactgttggaattttgatagggatttcactGAATCCATAGATCACTTTGAgtagtacagatattttaatattaaatctttcaatcTATTGACATGGCCtgtctttccacttatttgtgtctttaaattctttcatcaatgttttgtagttttcattgtacaagtcttttacctccttggttaaatttattcttaagcattttattctttttggtgctaatgtaaatgggatttcttttcttttttgaaaaaaaattatttatttatctgagagagagaaggtgtgagtagaagggaggaggcagagggagagggagaagcagactccccactgagcaggaagcctgaccaaCTGACCAACTAGGCCCGATTCCAAAAcctcaatatcatgacctgagtcaaaggcagacacttaactaactgagccacccaggttcccctaaatgggattatttccttaatttattttttgaatagttgTTAATTGTTAGTATCCTGATAGCAAAtacaacaaactaggaatagaagaaattggcttcaacataataaaagccatatatgaaagtcccacagctaatgtcatactcaatggtgaaaaactaaaagattttCCTCTAAATCAGGAAAATGGCAAGGATGCACACTTTAGACACTTTGATTCAGCATAGGACTGGAACTCTTAGagaaattaggtaagaaaaaaggaaataaaaggcaaccaaatTGGTTAGGAAGTAAAATGATCTGTTTGTAAATGACATGATCTAATAtatggaaaattattcaaaaaagattttattacttattcatgagagacacagagagacaggcagagacataagcagagggagaagcagggagcccaatgttagactccatcccaagaccccaggatcacgacctgagccaaaggcagatgctcaaccactgagctacccaaatgCCCCTAGTGGAAAATTCTAAAGACTCCACACATACTGCCTCTgtctcagtctctgcctctctcacatacatacacttttaaaacaaatacattcagggacacctgagtggctcagtggttgagcatttgccttcagctcaggttgtgatcctggggtcccggaatcgagtaccacattgggctccctgcagggagcctgcttcctccactgcctatgtctctgcctctgtgtatgtgtgtgtgtgtgtgtgtgtctcatgaataaataaataaaatctttaaaaaaataaaacaaatacattcagtgaagttacaggatacaaaatcctACCCTCTCCACATTACTCAGTGGGAAGTACCTGCAGGCAAGcacaaagagaataaatttggAGAATTTGTTTCCCTGGCTCTCTCTTTATGGGTTCATAGAGGGATGGCTAATGATAGCTCCTTTCAGGTCACACTCTCCACATCGCTCTATCTCAGGTTTTTGACAActgctctctccccttcccaccttTAGGCTTAGGGGGTATAATATCTTCCTGTTCATAATAGCCCTGAGGTCCTGATCCTTCCCTTGTGATTTCCCTACAGGCTTctctcacctttttaaaaagctcacttATTGAACTGCTTCAGATTGTTcaaataatatgtatttcttgCCAGTGGCCTGACTAATTTCCCTCACATTCACATTCAACTAATCAGTAAATGCTGTAGATTCCATAAATCATATTCCAAAACTAACCAATTTTCACCACCTGCGCTATTCACCCTAGTTTAAGCCACCTTAATTTCTCACCTACATTACGACAGTTGagtgcttctgctctctcttcccACTCCATTCTATTCTCACAGTAGCcagtaatatctttttaaaaagataatgccATTATACTCCTCACAAGCTTCTAAAGGCTTTCCAGTatgcataaaatgaaataaacatgaaaattcttTATGATGTTCAGCAAGGCTCTTTAGTTGGCCTTTGATTCTTCCAGTCCTATTGCTGACACTCTCCCTAATGCTTACTGATCCTGTTTCAGCCACAGTGACCTCCTTGAAGTTCCATAAGCATTcatattatactattttatttatttttatgctatgATTTTATAGCATTTGCACTCAAGTGTCATTCTATAGAGAATGTTATCTTAGATATTTGCATGTTCCATTTATCTTTGCATTCAGCCCTCTACTTAAATATCATCccataaaaaaaagactttccctGTATGCACTTTCTAAAATAACAACAGGCAGTCTATGTCTTAcacacctttatttcttttcataatattcaTCACTGCCTCATATGATGTATCTATGTATTGACTGTCTATTGTCACTTTTTTCTGCTATATTATATACTTCATGAGTGGAGGAATTACCACTTTTATTCACCACTTGTAATATTGGGACCTAGAACATTGCATTATGCATTGAAGTTCTAATAAACTTTTGGTGAATGAATAGGAGTGGACATAAACCAAAGGGATCAgttaaattaaaagcaaacttaagggcagcccgggtggcccagccgtttagcgccacctttggccagggtgtgatcctggagacccgggatcgagtcacgcgtcaggctccctgaatggagcctgcttctgcctgtgcctgtacctctctctctgtgtgtctctcatgaataaataaataaaatcttaaaaaaaagcaaatgtaaatgaaaagcCAATACATAGTCAAAGTTCGCTTAATGAGCatagaaaaaaagtcagatgAATACAATAGCATCAGGTTAAAATGACCTGATTCAACCTCTAACACTGGAACTGTTCCTTGCAACAATACAAGGCATTTCCAAAACAAGTTAATAAGGTTTCCTCCCCTGGCCATTGCCAGGATGGGCATACTAGGGTTTGATGCTCtagttttcctgtttttgtgCTCCACGGCCAAGCAAGACCCCTTgcttatctctttaaaaaaacctacTATGCAATACATCATACTTAGAAATACATCACACTTAGAAAAGggcatataaatgtatatgccaggaaataaatagtatatgtgctgccgaagcgagcgcatgtgctgccgaagcgagcactgccaggcaataaataataaaaaaaagaataacaacatACCTATATTTGGGGCAAGACATAAATATTAccaagaattttttaatttttttcatttatttatgatagtcacagagagagagagagagagagagagaggcagagacacaggcagagggagaagcaggctccatgcacccggagcccgacgtgggattcgatcccgggtctccaggatcgggccctgggccaaaggcaggtgccaaaccgctgcaccacccagggatccctaccaaaAATTTTTGAAGCTCCCTCTCTACCAGATTTTAACTTCCTCCCTCCTGTAAAGGTAATGATTAATCTGAAGTTTGAGTTAattatttccttgccttttaaaatcgttttattcaaagggttgcagaaggggaggtgggtggggggatggggtaaccgggGTTTGGGTaatgaggagggtacttgatgggatgagcactgggtgttatactagatgttgacaaattgaatttaaattaaaaatgtacactgaggagggcacttgacgggatgggcactgggtgttatactatatgttggcaaatcgaacttcaaaaaaatatttttaagatgtaaaaaaaaaataaaagttttgttaacatgaaaactataaagatctgcacaaaaatgaaattactgaCTATTCTTTCACTTGTGTTTCCATTCAccattctgtttttaagattcatccatgttgatgtatttaattcattaatcctcatttttgtatattattccattataaGGAAGATATACTGATTTATTTATGCACCTTACTCTTGATGGGCTTTCAGGTGGTTCTCAGGTTGTTGTGCTACTCTTTACAAATGGCTGTGAATATTCTTTTATGTGTCCTTCCATTACTACCACCTTGGAACCATTCTCTTTCTTTAGAAGACTTTATACTTCTATGTTTAATCAATTTTGCATTGATCTTGCAATTGCTCTGAGGGAACTCTTGTTTTCCTCATTCCAGCATTCTTAGCAGTTTAAAGTAGCCCTTCAAAAATTTACTGACATTACCTTAGATAATTCACTTGGAGAATCTCTGAACTTAACGGAGCAGTGCCAATTAATTGTCTCTGAAGAGTTTTCTTTCCTAAAAGGCCCACAAGAAGCCTCTGAAATATTTTgggagatatttaaaatattttgatagttCTATGACATCACAAAAGAAAGCTTTCTTTCATTAAATTGTGTTGATGTTCCCTAAGTATCCTAAATTGAATTAACCCCtgtggtagaaaaagaaaaaggctgtaCTTCTATCTCAAATTGGTGAAGCAGTGACTAATTTCAAGGTCTATTTTAAATTGACCAGTTGATTTCAGCCTTGATTACACTGAGGAACTAAATTACTCTTCTCACTAAGAAAGTGTGCCAGATGTAACAAATAAATGTACAGGACACACGGTTACATTTGCATGTTAGATAAAAAAGGAGTATTTTTTGGTAGAAGTATGTCCAACTCAATATTAGGGATCTACTCATACTAAAAAGTATTGTTTAAATCTAAAATGCAATTAGCTAGgcaatgtgtattttatttatgacatCTCTACCATCAAGGTTTCCCTAAGGTATCTGATttccttaagatattttttagatATCATAAACTCACTAGCTGTGGGGACCTCAGCAATCTTTCATTGTGTTTGCGTATCCATTTCGTACTGTACAGTACCTTCAAGCGAAGCACCGAGAGTCTCCGATAACAGTTCTGCCCAAGAAGTATCAACTTTTGCTGATGGTTCTCTaagaatgttttccaaagtgcaaCATGTTCCCATCTTCAAAAGAACAGAATGTACAGCGGCCAACAAGTGTAAGACAGATCCGGGGTGGGGCTGAGCGCCTGGAAAAGTCTGAGCAGTGCTGAGATACCGCGAGATGCTAGAAGGGACAAAGTCTTGTGAACCTCACCAGCTCCCATACTTCCAATTGCCTCAGCCGGCTGAGCACCCCTTCCATTTTCCTCCCGCGTTGGCGTCTTGCCGCTTGCCCCAGCCAATTTTCTCTGGACTGTCCGGAGCCCGGCCAGGCCCGCTCTCCTCCCCAGACTTCTGGGGGCTTTTTCCCACTCTCGACCGGCTACAGGaagcatcattttaaaatgtctgacaACGAGAGCAGCGCAGATAGCCCACAAAGAAGCCTGCTGAATAGCCCCGAGGAGCAGTCCGAAATGGACGCCAGGAGAGAGACATCTTCAGACACGGAGCTGAGCTTGAATTTGCCCGGAGATGGCGGCATCCTCAGCCAGGTCGGCCCAGAAGACGAAGGCACAGACGCAGACGTTTCGGGTGAATACATCAACTTTGAAGGCACGGAAGATTCTGACCAATTCTTCGTCTGTGAGGAAAACCTGTCCCCTTACcgcccagaaggagaggaggcgCGAGGCGCGGAAGCGGAGGAGAGAGGAGCGGCAGAAGAACAGCCGCAGGTACAGTGCAATGAGGCTAATTATGATCAGTATTTATCAGATGAGGATCGGGCCCTGGAGGAGTGGGTGACCTCCGAAACATCTACCCTGCCCCGCCCTCGCTGGCAAATCGTTTCCGCTCTTCGAGAGCGGCAGCTGGGTTCCAGTGCCCGCTTCGTATATGAGGCCTGTGGGGCAAGGCTGTTTGTGCAGCGTTTCCACCTGCTCCATGAGCTTGAAGGCCACCATGGTTGTGTCAATACTGTGCACTTTAATCAgcgtggcacctggctggccagTAGCAGCGACGACCTTAAAGTGATAGTGTGGGACTGGGTGCGTAAGCACCCAGTACTGGAGTTTATGAGTGGCCACAAAAATAATGTCTTTCAAGCCAAGTTCCTTCCCAATTGTGGTGATTCCACCTTGGCGATGTGTGCCCGTGATGGGCAGGTACGCATAGCGGAGCTATCTGCTATACCACACTGTAAGAATACTAAGCGCGTGGCCCAGCATAGGGGAGCCTCCCACAagctggctctggagccagactcccCTTTTAAGTTCCTAACTTCGGGCGAAGACGCAGTTGTTTTCGCCATTGACCTCAGACAAGGCCGGCCAGCTTCCAGAGTGGTGGTAaccaaagagagggagaagaaagtggGGCTGTATACAATCCATGTGAATCCTGCCAATACTTACCAGTTTGCAGTGGGAGGAAGAGATCAGTTCGTAAGAATTTATGACCAGAGGAAGATTGATGAGAATGAGAATAATGGGGTACTCAAAAAATTCTGTCCCCATCACCTAGTCAATTGTGAGTCCAAAGCAAACATCACCTGCCTGGTGTACAGCCATGATGGCACAGAGCTCCTGGCCAGTTATAATGATGAAGATATTTATCTCTTCAACTCCTCTGATGGAGATGGAGCCCAGTATGTTAAGAAATACAAGGGGCACAGAAATAATGCCACGATCAAAGGCGTCAATTTCTATGGCCCCAGAAGTGAGTTTGTGGTGAGTGGCAGTGATTGTGGCCACATCTTCCTCTGGGAAAAATCATCCTGCCAGATCGTTCAGTTCATGGAGGGGGACAAGGGAGGCACCATAAACTGTCTTGAACCCCATCCTTACCTACCTGTGATGGCGACCAGTGGCCTTGATCATAATGCCAAGATCTGGGCACCCACAGCTGAAGCTACCACTGAGCTGACTGGGTTAAAGAATATGATTAAGAGAAACAAGCAAGAACGGGATGAAGATCGCATGCACCACACCGACCTTTTTGACAGCCACATGCTTTGGTTCCTGATGCGTCACCTAACACAGAGAGGTCATCACCAGCGCCAGAGAGCTCCTGGAGTTGGAGTCATGGATGCAGAGTCCGATGAGTCTTCCACTACTTCCAGTTCATCTGAGGAGGAAGAGAACCAAGACCATGTGCAGTGCCTACCGTCCTGAATGCCTCATGCCTGTTCCAGCTAGCTGTCACTTCAGTAGGCTGGACTTTaagtttaaaattcagtttaactaataagtttgtttttgtcttctatCTAGTTTCCATAATAAAAACTATCTCTTCCATCTCTTTACTCTCCCTTCTTTTACATTCTTCCTCTCccattcctttcctctcccttggTTTCTTTACTCCTCTCTCTTTACCCATTATATCTCTGTAAGACAATATGTAAGGTTTTttaatttggtgttttttttttttttaacctcttt belongs to Canis lupus familiaris isolate Mischka breed German Shepherd chromosome X, alternate assembly UU_Cfam_GSD_1.0, whole genome shotgun sequence and includes:
- the LOC491793 gene encoding DDB1- and CUL4-associated factor 8, with the translated sequence MSDNESSADSPQRSLLNSPEEQSEMDARRETSSDTELSLNLPGDGGILSQVGPEDEGTDADVSGEYINFEGTEDSDQFFVCEENLSPYRPEGEEARGAEAEERGAAEEQPQVQCNEANYDQYLSDEDRALEEWVTSETSTLPRPRWQIVSALRERQLGSSARFVYEACGARLFVQRFHLLHELEGHHGCVNTVHFNQRGTWLASSSDDLKVIVWDWVRKHPVLEFMSGHKNNVFQAKFLPNCGDSTLAMCARDGQVRIAELSAIPHCKNTKRVAQHRGASHKLALEPDSPFKFLTSGEDAVVFAIDLRQGRPASRVVVTKEREKKVGLYTIHVNPANTYQFAVGGRDQFVRIYDQRKIDENENNGVLKKFCPHHLVNCESKANITCLVYSHDGTELLASYNDEDIYLFNSSDGDGAQYVKKYKGHRNNATIKGVNFYGPRSEFVVSGSDCGHIFLWEKSSCQIVQFMEGDKGGTINCLEPHPYLPVMATSGLDHNAKIWAPTAEATTELTGLKNMIKRNKQERDEDRMHHTDLFDSHMLWFLMRHLTQRGHHQRQRAPGVGVMDAESDESSTTSSSSEEEENQDHVQCLPS